Proteins encoded by one window of Actinocorallia herbida:
- a CDS encoding Lrp/AsnC family transcriptional regulator, with protein MEDTDRQILLLLAQDGRMSFTDLAKETGLSVSAVHQRVRRLEKRGAIQGFTARLDPDQIGLPLTAFISIKPIDPAAPDDAPERLAHLTEIEACHSVAGDENYILKVRVATPADLEELLKQIRSAANVNTRTTIVLSTPYEGRPPQL; from the coding sequence GTGGAGGACACCGACCGGCAGATTCTGCTCCTGCTCGCCCAAGACGGCCGCATGAGCTTCACCGACCTGGCCAAGGAGACCGGCCTGTCCGTCTCCGCCGTCCACCAGCGGGTGCGCCGCCTGGAGAAACGCGGCGCCATCCAGGGCTTCACCGCCCGCCTGGACCCCGACCAGATCGGCCTGCCGCTCACCGCCTTCATCTCCATCAAGCCCATCGACCCCGCCGCCCCCGACGACGCCCCGGAGCGCCTGGCCCATCTGACGGAGATCGAAGCCTGCCACTCCGTGGCCGGCGACGAGAACTACATCCTCAAGGTCCGCGTGGCCACCCCCGCCGACCTGGAGGAACTCCTCAAGCAGATCCGCTCCGCCGCCAACGTCAACACCCGCACCACCATCGTCCTCAGCACCCCCTATGAAGGCCGCCCACCCCAACTCTGA
- a CDS encoding ABC transporter permease, producing MTAMTVEARALLADSRTLAGRQLLHWRNRPGAKVFGWLFPVLLMGMFTALLGGAVGGATGGSYLEFVMPGVLTMTVFFGLEGTMLGVASDAARGVSDRLRSLPVSGLAVVAGRSAADLLDSVIAVAVVTATGLAFGWRPDTSWGAVAAAAGLLLLLRAAMLSAGVWLGLRAGDPQTVQTVQVAVWPVLFLSGVFIDTATMPGWLAAVADANPLSATAAALRDLLGAPAAGGTSWSADHAGVLAVVGPVALTALFAPLAATAWRASSR from the coding sequence ATGACCGCCATGACCGTCGAAGCACGCGCCCTGCTCGCCGACAGCCGCACCCTGGCCGGGCGCCAGCTGCTGCACTGGCGCAACCGGCCCGGCGCCAAGGTGTTCGGGTGGCTGTTCCCCGTCCTGCTCATGGGCATGTTCACCGCGCTGCTCGGCGGTGCGGTCGGGGGTGCCACCGGCGGCTCCTACCTGGAGTTCGTGATGCCCGGCGTGCTCACGATGACCGTGTTCTTCGGCCTGGAGGGCACCATGCTCGGCGTCGCCTCCGACGCGGCCCGCGGCGTCAGCGACAGGCTCCGGTCCCTTCCGGTGAGCGGCCTCGCCGTCGTCGCCGGGCGCTCCGCGGCGGACCTGCTCGACTCCGTGATCGCCGTCGCCGTCGTCACCGCGACGGGCCTGGCGTTCGGGTGGCGGCCCGATACCTCGTGGGGGGCGGTCGCCGCGGCGGCCGGGCTGCTGCTCCTGCTGCGGGCGGCGATGCTCAGCGCCGGGGTGTGGCTCGGGCTGCGCGCGGGCGACCCGCAGACCGTCCAGACGGTGCAGGTCGCGGTGTGGCCCGTGCTGTTCCTCTCGGGGGTGTTCATCGACACCGCGACCATGCCGGGCTGGCTCGCCGCCGTCGCCGACGCCAACCCGCTGTCGGCGACGGCGGCGGCCCTGCGGGACCTGCTCGGCGCGCCCGCGGCGGGCGGCACCTCGTGGTCCGCCGACCACGCCGGAGTCCTGGCCGTCGTGGGCCCGGTGGCGCTGACCGCGCTGTTCGCCCCGCTCGCGGCCACCGCCTGGCGCGCCTCCTCCCGCTGA
- a CDS encoding LacI family DNA-binding transcriptional regulator has translation MAGVTIKDVAAAAGVGVATVSRVLSGTGSVSATTRERVQAAAATLGYRPSALGRSLKTQRTGGIGLIVPDAADPFCADFIAGVLETARAENCHVLLDAAGEDPALEAEIVDRFAQQRVDGIIAMPVHGDADTWAGLARLGVSVVFAGRVPSGVTGVPAVLADEAEGVRTAVDYLTGLGHRRIAHLDGDATLGGARERRAAFRATLEEHGIVPDEGLLVRARGSADAAYASAAGLFQSRPDLTAIVAGGHRLGEAAILAARELNLRIPADVSIIVVDDVPWAELCDPPLTVVARPARAMGERACELVLRAPARRAGRPVVLPTELMVRASCGPVTPSARPGRSR, from the coding sequence GTGGCCGGAGTGACGATCAAGGACGTGGCGGCCGCCGCGGGCGTCGGCGTCGCCACCGTCTCCCGGGTCCTGTCGGGCACCGGCTCGGTCAGCGCGACCACCCGCGAGCGCGTCCAGGCCGCCGCGGCGACCCTCGGCTACCGCCCCAGCGCGCTCGGGCGCAGTCTGAAGACCCAGCGCACCGGCGGGATCGGCCTCATCGTCCCCGACGCCGCCGACCCCTTCTGCGCCGACTTCATCGCCGGGGTCCTGGAGACCGCCCGCGCCGAGAACTGCCACGTCCTCCTCGACGCCGCGGGTGAGGACCCCGCCCTCGAAGCCGAGATCGTCGACAGGTTCGCCCAGCAGCGCGTCGACGGGATCATCGCCATGCCCGTCCACGGCGACGCCGACACCTGGGCGGGGCTGGCCCGGCTCGGCGTGTCCGTCGTCTTCGCCGGCCGCGTCCCGTCCGGGGTCACCGGGGTGCCCGCCGTCCTGGCCGACGAGGCCGAAGGGGTCCGCACCGCCGTCGACTACCTGACCGGCCTCGGGCACCGCCGCATCGCCCACCTCGACGGCGACGCCACCCTCGGCGGCGCCCGGGAGCGCCGCGCCGCCTTCCGGGCCACCCTCGAAGAACACGGCATCGTCCCGGACGAGGGCCTGCTGGTCCGCGCCCGCGGCTCCGCCGACGCCGCCTACGCCAGCGCCGCGGGCCTCTTCCAGAGCCGGCCCGACCTCACCGCGATCGTCGCGGGCGGCCACCGGCTCGGTGAGGCCGCGATCCTCGCCGCCCGCGAGCTGAACCTCCGCATCCCCGCCGACGTGTCGATCATCGTCGTGGACGACGTGCCGTGGGCGGAACTGTGCGACCCGCCCCTCACCGTCGTGGCCCGCCCCGCCCGCGCGATGGGGGAGCGCGCCTGCGAACTCGTCCTGCGCGCGCCCGCCCGGCGCGCGGGCCGCCCCGTCGTCCTGCCGACGGAACTCATGGTCAGGGCGAGTTGCGGTCCGGTCACTCCTTCCGCCCGCCCAGGCCGATCACGGTAG
- a CDS encoding ATP-binding cassette domain-containing protein gives MEIAIDLANVRKSYPSGPALAGLDLRVPRGTVHGLLGRNGAGKTTAVRIMATLLRPDSGTVRVAGHDPVREGRAVRARIGLVGQDAAVDEELTGRQNLVMFGRLSRLGRRQAARRAAELLARLGLGEAADRGVAGYSGGMRRRLDLAAALVVAPEVLFVDEPTTGLDPAARREVWDTVRELAEGGTTVLLTTQYLEEADALADRVSVLARGRVVAEGTPAELKAGLGADVLRLVPRDPADAARVADLARPFASGEVDSCGEAVRVPVADRAPALLATAAALHAAGVALADIEVRTPTLDEAFLRIVGDADASADPSADANADAAKGA, from the coding sequence ATGGAAATCGCGATAGATCTCGCGAACGTGCGCAAGTCCTACCCGTCCGGTCCCGCGCTGGCCGGACTCGACCTCCGGGTGCCCCGCGGCACCGTCCACGGGCTGCTCGGCCGAAACGGCGCGGGCAAGACCACCGCCGTGCGGATCATGGCCACGCTCCTGCGGCCCGACTCCGGGACCGTCCGCGTCGCCGGGCACGACCCCGTCCGCGAGGGCCGGGCGGTGCGCGCCAGGATCGGGCTCGTCGGCCAGGACGCCGCGGTCGACGAGGAGCTCACCGGACGCCAGAACCTCGTGATGTTCGGGCGGCTGTCCCGGCTCGGCCGCCGCCAGGCCGCGCGCCGGGCCGCCGAGCTGCTGGCGCGGCTCGGCCTCGGCGAGGCGGCCGACCGGGGCGTCGCCGGGTACTCCGGCGGAATGCGGCGCAGGCTCGACCTGGCCGCCGCCCTCGTCGTCGCCCCCGAGGTGCTGTTCGTCGACGAGCCGACCACCGGCCTGGACCCCGCGGCCCGCCGCGAGGTCTGGGACACCGTGCGCGAGCTCGCCGAAGGCGGCACGACCGTTCTGCTCACGACCCAGTACCTGGAGGAGGCCGACGCGCTCGCCGACCGCGTCTCGGTGCTCGCCCGGGGCCGCGTCGTCGCCGAGGGCACGCCCGCCGAGCTGAAGGCCGGGCTCGGCGCGGACGTCCTGCGCCTCGTCCCCCGCGATCCCGCCGACGCGGCCCGCGTCGCCGACCTGGCCCGGCCCTTCGCCTCGGGGGAGGTCGACTCCTGCGGGGAGGCGGTCCGGGTCCCCGTCGCCGACCGGGCCCCGGCGCTCCTGGCCACCGCGGCGGCCTTGCACGCCGCGGGCGTCGCCCTCGCCGACATCGAGGTCCGCACGCCCACGCTCGACGAGGCGTTCCTGCGGATCGTCGGCGACGCCGACGCGAGTGCCGACCCGAGTGCCGACGCGAACGCCGACGCCGCGAAGGGAGCCTGA
- a CDS encoding TetR/AcrR family transcriptional regulator has product MSARPPVQDLARSVYLLWGHHPAPGRSGLSVPKIIVAGLELADAEGLDAVSMRRVADHLGVGAMSLYRHVPGKDDLTALMVDAVHAEAYGDDVGAAADRDGWREALRHVAARNWDLYLRHPWLLDVHATRPNLGPHTARKYEAELRALDGLGLSDVEMDTALTLVLTHVAGSARTHRAATRTETDSGMSDAEWWQAVTPALTQVMTDPDLTVSARVGSTVGAEFNAASSPEHTYTWGLETLLDGLATRLPNRPRTATRAGPTADGAAPRIDRP; this is encoded by the coding sequence GTGTCCGCACGCCCGCCGGTCCAGGACCTGGCTCGCAGCGTCTACCTGCTGTGGGGCCACCACCCAGCGCCCGGACGCTCCGGCCTCAGCGTGCCGAAGATCATCGTGGCCGGGCTGGAACTGGCCGACGCCGAGGGCCTGGACGCGGTCTCGATGCGCCGGGTCGCCGACCACCTGGGCGTCGGCGCGATGTCGCTCTACCGGCACGTCCCCGGCAAGGACGACCTCACCGCGCTCATGGTCGACGCCGTCCACGCCGAGGCCTACGGCGACGACGTCGGGGCCGCGGCCGACCGGGACGGCTGGCGCGAGGCCCTGCGCCACGTCGCCGCCCGCAACTGGGACCTCTACCTGCGCCACCCGTGGCTGCTCGACGTGCACGCCACCCGCCCGAACCTCGGACCCCACACCGCCCGCAAGTACGAGGCCGAACTCCGCGCCCTCGACGGCCTCGGCCTGTCCGACGTCGAGATGGACACCGCCCTCACCTTGGTCCTCACCCACGTGGCGGGCTCGGCCCGCACCCACCGCGCCGCCACCCGCACCGAGACCGACTCCGGCATGTCCGACGCCGAGTGGTGGCAGGCCGTCACCCCGGCCCTCACCCAGGTCATGACCGACCCCGACCTCACCGTCTCCGCCCGCGTCGGCTCCACCGTAGGCGCCGAGTTCAACGCCGCCTCCTCCCCCGAGCACACCTACACCTGGGGCCTGGAAACCCTCCTCGACGGCCTCGCCACCCGCCTCCCGAACCGACCGCGGACGGCCACCCGCGCGGGCCCGACGGCCGACGGCGCAGCGCCGCGCATCGACCGGCCGTGA